A segment of the Chitinispirillales bacterium genome:
TCTGGAACGATACCGACGGGGAAATTGATATTCTGGTCGGTGGAGTAGGAACCGGCGGCACTTTGACAGGTGCGGGGAAGTATCTTAAATCAAAAAAATCAAGTATTAAGGTAATCGCCGTCGAACCTTCCGCGTCGCCGGTACTTTCCGGAGGACAGCCGGGTCCTCATAAAATTCAGGGGATCGGGGCTGGTTTTCAACCGCAGGTTTATGATCAGGCGGTTATTGACGAGATTTATCAGACCGATGAGGTAAAAGCCGGAGCCGTTGCACGACGACTTGCAAAGGAAGAAGGCATTCTTGTCGGTATTTCGTCCGGTTCCGCTCTTGAAGCTGCTCTTACTGTCGCCAAAAGACCGGAAAACAACGGTAAAACCATAGTTGCCGTATTGCCGGATACAGGCGAGCGTTATCTGTCAACATGGTTGTGGGAGGAGGCGTAAAACGTCAACAAACGAATTAAACGCACTGAATAAGGCTCAAGCGTACCAACTGGCGGAAACGCTTTTGTTATATGCTTTGTGACGGGAAACACCCATGTAAGCGTGAAGAATCCCGAATTGCTGTTTAAGAGCGGTAGTAATATTTCCACGCGCATAGAATTAGACCAAAAGGAGTTTTGGCATTATGAGATATAGGAGACATACATGGACATAAGCACTATTTGTGTACACGGCTGCGAAAAAAAATTTGACACAACCGGAGCTGTTGCCGTTCCGATATTCGCGTCCGCTACTTTCGCTCATCCGTGTGTGGGGCAAAGCACGGGTTTTGACTACTCGCGCTCGCAGAATCCTACAAACGAGCATTTGGAACACACGGTCGCGGCATTGGAATCTGGATCGCAGGCTGTGGCGTTTTCTTCCGGCATGGCGGCGGTTTCCGCTCTAATGGAACTGTTCTCGCCTGGCGACCATATTGTCGCAACCTATGACTTGTACGGTGGAACTTTTCGCCTTTTTTCCCGTATATCTCAAAAGAACGGCGTTACATTTTCGTATGCAGACAGCGTGGAAAATATCAAAAAGGAAATAACGCCCTCTACAAAAGCCGTGTTCATAGAAACTCCTTCTAACCCGATGTTGCGCGTAACGGACATTACAGCAGTCGCAAAAATCACGCATGAAAAAAAAATATTGCTTATAGTGGATAATACTTTTCTTACACCATATTTTCAAAAGCCGCTTTCTTTAGGTGCGGACATAGTGTTACACAGCGGAACAAAATATTTGGGCGGTCATAACGATACTTTAGCCGGCTTACTGGCGGCAAAAGATAACTCTCTATCCGAACAATTCCGCTTTATAGTAAAAACAACCGGCGCTTGCCTCTCTCCATTTGACAGTTTTTTAATCATTAGAGGAAT
Coding sequences within it:
- a CDS encoding PLP-dependent aspartate aminotransferase family protein, whose protein sequence is MDISTICVHGCEKKFDTTGAVAVPIFASATFAHPCVGQSTGFDYSRSQNPTNEHLEHTVAALESGSQAVAFSSGMAAVSALMELFSPGDHIVATYDLYGGTFRLFSRISQKNGVTFSYADSVENIKKEITPSTKAVFIETPSNPMLRVTDITAVAKITHEKKILLIVDNTFLTPYFQKPLSLGADIVLHSGTKYLGGHNDTLAGLLAAKDNSLSEQFRFIVKTTGACLSPFDSFLIIRGIKTLAVRMERQQETALKIAHWLCGQNNVAVVYYIGLPNHPDYELSCRQASGFGAMISFTVRNEQMAVKILENVKVIKYAESLGGVESLITYPMLQTHADLPEDERNARGIDGCLLRLSVGLESAKDLIADLEQAMGVSV